Proteins encoded by one window of Aphis gossypii isolate Hap1 chromosome X, ASM2018417v2, whole genome shotgun sequence:
- the LOC126552374 gene encoding uncharacterized protein LOC126552374 has protein sequence MNVGKYDWKVLADLPVTNAVAVRLGSRADDDPSAAEAEDDAEDENMDRHDHCAAAIATVTVHVLVFDVVLRLRRGRIVIHPRTQPNGDRIAAVLNLSVFEYHLHRRFSSRTTYELATYHLWYSYHRLRTAAVLATDRSADGIATNTSCAGSSCDTISNSASDKPLPAINGSITVFVSRSRCSRSRSDQSGSEDKLNTLIK, from the exons ATGAACGTTGGAAAGTATGACTGGA AGGTGTTGGCAGACCTGCCTGTCACCAATGCGGTCGCCGTTCGGCTGGGTTCTAGGGCGGATGACGATCCGTCCGCGGCGGAGGCGGAGGACGACGCCGAAGACGAGAACATGGACCGTCACG ACCACTGTGCAGCGGCGATTGCTACCGTAACGGTCCATGTTCTTGTCTTCGACGTCGTCCTCCGCCTCCGCCGTGGACGGATCGTCATCCACCCCCGAACCCAGCCGAACGGCGACCGTATTGCAGCGGTTCTCAACCTTTCTGTATTCGAGTACCACCTACaca ggAGATTTTCTTCACGTACCACTTATGAGCTTGCTACGTACCACTTGTGGTACTCGTACCACAGGTTAAGAACCGCTGCCGTATTGGCAACGGACAGGTCCGCCGACGGCATTGCCACCAACACCTCTTGCGCCGGCTCTTCCTGTGATACAATTTCCAATTCGGCTTCCGATAAGCCGTTGCCCGCTATTAATGGCTCTATCACCGTTTTCGTGAGCCGCAGTCGTTGCAGCCGGAGCCGTAGCGACCAGAGTGGAAGCGAAGACAAATTAAAtactcttataaaataa